One genomic window of Ruminococcus gauvreauii includes the following:
- a CDS encoding TatD family hydrolase has translation MIFESHAHYDDEAFDEDREELLGAMRAHGVEYIINSSASVRGLHGTVKLMEQYPFIYGAVGLHPDEVGDMTADLMEEIRELCRHEKTAAVGEIGLDYYWDKERHELQKKWFEAQMELAREEKLPFIVHSRDAAADTLDMVKALHGGDIGGVIHCFSYSKETAREYLDMGLYLGIGGVITFKNARKLKEVVEYAPLASLLLETDCPYLAPAPYRGKRNHSLYLTYVAQAIAELKNVSYEEVVAATNENAKTLFTRVK, from the coding sequence ATGATATTTGAGAGTCATGCGCATTATGATGATGAGGCGTTTGATGAGGACAGAGAAGAACTGCTTGGTGCGATGAGGGCGCATGGGGTTGAATACATCATCAATTCATCGGCCAGTGTCCGCGGACTTCATGGAACCGTGAAGCTGATGGAACAGTATCCGTTTATCTATGGGGCGGTGGGTCTGCATCCGGATGAGGTCGGTGATATGACGGCTGATCTGATGGAAGAGATCCGTGAGCTGTGCCGCCATGAAAAGACGGCTGCAGTCGGGGAGATCGGCCTTGACTACTACTGGGATAAGGAGAGGCATGAACTTCAGAAAAAGTGGTTTGAAGCTCAGATGGAACTTGCCAGGGAGGAAAAGCTGCCGTTCATTGTACACAGCCGTGACGCTGCCGCGGATACGCTGGATATGGTCAAAGCTCTGCACGGCGGGGACATCGGAGGCGTCATCCACTGTTTTTCCTATTCAAAAGAGACCGCACGGGAATATCTGGATATGGGTCTTTATCTCGGTATTGGAGGGGTGATTACATTTAAAAATGCCAGGAAGCTGAAAGAGGTGGTGGAATATGCCCCGCTTGCGTCACTGCTCCTTGAGACGGACTGCCCGTATCTGGCGCCTGCTCCGTATCGGGGAAAACGAAACCACTCGCTATATCTGACTTATGTCGCGCAGGCGATCGCAGAGCTGAAGAATGTATCTTATGAAGAGGTGGTGGCTGCAACCAATGAGAACGCAAAGACACTTTTTACCAGAGTAAAATGA